The proteins below come from a single Pandoraea apista genomic window:
- a CDS encoding PLP-dependent aminotransferase family protein: protein MYAFTSPFANPAGSPIRELFKYLAEPGMISFAGGYPASDLFDVDGLAAAQARAFAEPTRCLQYGPTDGLAELKAQLISLMASRGAPCTTEELLVTTGSQQGLDLLLRVMVAPGDVVVTEQPAYPATLQALRLQQAKIVTVPVDADGLNVDHLSALLREGKIAVPKLLYTVPTFANPTGATLSRERRVALLKLALAYRFVIVEDDPYGDLRFTGEGVPTLLGLTAEVPGSRDWVVHFSSLSKIVAPGLRVGWTVAPPEIARRCVVAKQTVDLCSVPWTQAVAAEYLAAGALTRHLPKITEAYRLKCDAMCGALRDKLGDAIQFHAPLGGMFVWARLAAVKTSELLPHAIAEKVLFVPGTAFFAEHADEASLRLSFAAPAVTAIEDGVARLARAMRAAGRQAG from the coding sequence ATGTACGCATTCACCTCCCCTTTCGCCAATCCGGCAGGTTCGCCGATTCGCGAACTTTTCAAATACCTCGCCGAGCCGGGCATGATTTCGTTCGCGGGCGGGTATCCGGCGAGCGACCTGTTCGACGTTGACGGTCTCGCAGCGGCACAGGCACGTGCCTTCGCCGAGCCGACGCGCTGCCTGCAATACGGCCCGACCGACGGTCTCGCCGAACTCAAGGCCCAACTCATCTCGTTGATGGCCTCGCGCGGTGCCCCCTGCACTACCGAAGAACTGCTGGTGACGACCGGCTCGCAACAAGGGCTCGACCTGCTGTTGCGCGTGATGGTCGCGCCGGGCGATGTCGTCGTGACCGAGCAACCGGCGTATCCGGCAACCTTGCAGGCGTTGCGACTGCAACAGGCGAAGATCGTGACGGTGCCCGTCGACGCCGATGGCCTGAACGTCGATCACCTGAGCGCACTACTGCGTGAAGGCAAGATTGCCGTACCGAAGTTGCTGTACACGGTGCCCACGTTTGCCAATCCGACAGGCGCGACGCTCTCGCGCGAGCGTCGCGTCGCGCTGTTGAAGCTGGCGTTGGCGTATCGGTTCGTGATCGTGGAAGACGATCCCTATGGCGACTTGCGATTCACCGGCGAGGGCGTGCCCACGCTGCTGGGTCTGACGGCCGAGGTGCCGGGCTCGCGCGACTGGGTGGTGCACTTCTCGAGCCTGTCGAAGATCGTTGCGCCGGGGCTGCGGGTGGGTTGGACGGTCGCACCGCCCGAGATCGCGCGTCGCTGCGTGGTTGCCAAACAGACCGTCGATCTGTGCAGCGTGCCGTGGACGCAAGCCGTCGCGGCCGAGTATCTCGCGGCAGGGGCGTTGACACGGCATCTGCCGAAGATCACCGAAGCGTATCGCCTCAAGTGCGACGCCATGTGCGGCGCACTGCGCGACAAGCTGGGCGATGCGATTCAGTTCCATGCACCGCTGGGCGGAATGTTCGTGTGGGCGCGTCTCGCCGCCGTGAAGACGAGCGAGTTGCTGCCGCATGCGATTGCCGAGAAGGTGTTGTTCGTGCCCGGCACGGCGTTCTTCGCCGAGCATGCCGACGAAGCATCGCTACGGCTGTCGTTCGCCGCACCGGCAGTCACGGCGATTGAAGACGGTGTGGCGCGGCTGGCTCGCGCGATGCGCGCGGCCGGTCGGCAAGCCGGGTGA
- a CDS encoding aldehyde dehydrogenase family protein — MNATSILNELGIAKLAEAGDIAVHSPIDGALIGRVASASVADAQAALARAHTAFTAWRNVPAPRRGELVRLLGEKLRERKQALGALVTLEAGKILQEGLGEVQEMIDICDFAVGLSRQLYGLTIASERPGHRMAETWHPMGVCTVISAFNFPVAVWSWNAALALVCGNAVVWKPSEKTPLTALAVNKLMEEVIAEFGDAPEGLTSLVIGGREVGEALVADPRSAIVSATGSTEMGRKVGVEVARRFGRSILELGGNNAGIVTASADMELAPRGILFSAVGTAGQRCTTLRRLFVHESVYDKTVERLKTLYGKVSIGNPLERGTLMGPLIDEGAFKRMQNALDQARAQGGKVTGGERYTVAGAENGFYVKPAIVEMPSQTEVVLTETFAPILYVLKYSDFSEAIDGNNAASHGLSSCVFTTDLREAERFTSSAGSDCGIANVNIGPSGAEIGGAFGGEKETGGGRESGSDAWKGYMRRATNTVNYSSALPLAQGIDFSIE, encoded by the coding sequence GTGAACGCAACTTCCATCCTCAACGAACTGGGCATTGCCAAACTGGCCGAAGCCGGCGATATCGCCGTGCATTCGCCGATCGACGGTGCACTGATCGGCCGCGTGGCCAGCGCTTCGGTCGCCGACGCACAAGCCGCACTCGCCCGCGCGCACACGGCGTTCACCGCATGGCGCAACGTGCCGGCGCCGCGTCGCGGCGAACTGGTTCGCCTGCTGGGCGAAAAGCTGCGCGAGCGCAAGCAGGCACTGGGCGCACTGGTCACGCTCGAAGCCGGCAAGATCCTGCAAGAAGGTCTGGGCGAAGTCCAGGAGATGATCGACATTTGCGACTTCGCCGTCGGTTTGTCGCGTCAACTGTACGGCCTGACGATCGCGTCGGAGCGTCCGGGGCACCGCATGGCCGAGACGTGGCATCCGATGGGCGTGTGCACGGTCATCTCCGCCTTCAACTTCCCGGTGGCCGTGTGGTCGTGGAACGCCGCGCTCGCCCTCGTGTGCGGCAACGCCGTCGTGTGGAAGCCTTCGGAGAAGACACCATTGACCGCACTGGCCGTCAACAAGCTGATGGAAGAGGTCATTGCCGAATTCGGTGACGCGCCGGAAGGTTTGACCTCGCTCGTCATCGGGGGCCGCGAGGTGGGCGAGGCACTGGTTGCCGATCCGCGCTCCGCCATCGTGAGCGCCACGGGCAGCACGGAAATGGGCCGTAAAGTGGGTGTGGAAGTTGCGCGCCGCTTCGGCCGCTCGATCCTGGAGCTGGGCGGCAACAATGCCGGTATCGTCACGGCAAGCGCCGACATGGAACTGGCCCCGCGCGGCATTCTGTTCTCGGCCGTGGGCACCGCCGGCCAACGCTGCACCACGCTGCGTCGCCTGTTCGTGCATGAGAGCGTCTACGACAAGACGGTCGAGCGCCTGAAGACGCTGTACGGCAAGGTCTCCATCGGCAATCCGCTTGAGCGCGGCACCCTGATGGGCCCGCTGATCGACGAAGGCGCATTCAAGCGCATGCAGAACGCCCTCGATCAGGCACGCGCGCAAGGCGGCAAGGTCACGGGCGGCGAGCGCTATACGGTCGCCGGCGCAGAGAACGGCTTCTACGTGAAGCCCGCCATCGTCGAAATGCCGTCGCAAACGGAGGTCGTGCTGACCGAAACGTTCGCCCCGATTCTGTACGTGCTCAAGTACAGCGACTTCTCGGAAGCCATCGACGGTAACAATGCCGCATCGCACGGTCTGTCGTCGTGCGTGTTCACGACCGACCTGCGCGAGGCCGAGCGCTTCACGTCGTCGGCCGGTAGCGACTGCGGCATCGCCAACGTCAACATCGGCCCGAGCGGCGCCGAAATCGGTGGTGCATTCGGGGGCGAGAAAGAAACCGGCGGTGGCCGCGAGTCGGGCTCCGATGCGTGGAAGGGCTACATGCGCCGCGCCACCAACACCGTGAACTACTCTTCCGCCCTGCCGCTCGCGCAAGGCATCGACTTCTCGATCGAGTGA
- a CDS encoding branched-chain amino acid aminotransferase, producing the protein MSADNQLRFVVEPHANPTPADQIAAKLANPVFGRVFTDHMVTIRWTEGTGWHDAKVEARRPFEIDPACAVLHYAQEIFEGMKAYRGEDGKISLFRPQANARRFRESAQRMSMAELPEAVFLEAVEKLVDIDRAWIPGAEGSSLYIRPFMFASESFLGVRAAHEYIFCVIACPVGPYFKPGKSAVTVWVSDQYTRAAPGGTGAAKCGGNYAASLIAQTEASAKGCDQVVFLDAAQHRWIEELGGMNVFFVMDDGSLQTPPLSGTILPGITRASIIELARREGLRVNETPYEFAQWQADAASGRVKETFACGTAAVVTAIGQVRHAKGEFSIADGGEGPVTKRIRDQLTGIQRGKVADPFGWVHYVA; encoded by the coding sequence ATGAGCGCCGATAATCAATTGCGTTTTGTCGTGGAGCCGCACGCCAACCCCACCCCCGCCGACCAGATCGCCGCCAAGCTGGCGAACCCGGTGTTCGGCCGCGTATTCACGGACCACATGGTCACGATCCGCTGGACCGAAGGCACGGGCTGGCATGACGCGAAAGTCGAAGCGCGCCGCCCGTTCGAAATCGATCCGGCGTGCGCCGTGCTGCACTACGCACAGGAAATCTTCGAAGGCATGAAGGCCTACCGTGGCGAAGACGGCAAGATTTCGCTGTTCCGCCCGCAAGCCAATGCCAGGCGTTTCCGGGAATCCGCACAGCGCATGTCGATGGCCGAACTGCCGGAAGCCGTGTTCCTCGAAGCGGTGGAAAAGCTGGTCGACATCGACCGCGCATGGATTCCGGGCGCAGAAGGCAGCAGCCTCTACATTCGTCCGTTCATGTTCGCCTCGGAGAGCTTCCTGGGCGTGCGCGCGGCACACGAGTACATCTTCTGCGTGATCGCCTGCCCGGTCGGCCCGTACTTCAAGCCGGGCAAGTCGGCCGTGACCGTGTGGGTCTCGGACCAGTACACGCGCGCAGCGCCGGGCGGTACGGGCGCTGCCAAGTGCGGCGGCAACTACGCCGCCAGCCTGATCGCGCAGACCGAAGCCAGCGCGAAGGGCTGCGATCAGGTCGTATTCCTCGACGCCGCACAACATCGCTGGATCGAAGAACTGGGCGGCATGAACGTCTTCTTCGTGATGGACGACGGTTCGCTCCAGACACCGCCGCTCTCCGGCACGATCCTGCCGGGCATCACGCGTGCCTCGATCATCGAGCTGGCCAGGCGCGAAGGTCTGCGCGTGAACGAAACGCCTTACGAGTTTGCCCAGTGGCAAGCCGATGCGGCCAGCGGCCGTGTGAAGGAAACGTTCGCCTGCGGTACCGCTGCGGTCGTCACGGCTATCGGTCAGGTGCGTCACGCCAAGGGCGAATTCAGCATTGCCGACGGCGGCGAAGGCCCGGTCACGAAGCGCATCCGCGATCAACTCACGGGCATTCAACGTGGCAAGGTCGCCGATCCGTTCGGCTGGGTGCACTACGTCGCGTAA
- a CDS encoding YitT family protein, protein MKHDTGAVSSAIAATDTIGVPHSVLEDIYAMVIGMAFVVVGLVLLKAAGLVTGGVAGIALLASYVFPLPVGTIFTLVNIPFFLFAYFTMGPRFALKSTVASFGITFALAAMPQTFNVAFVNPVFAAFVGGTLCGMGILALARHGAGVGGTGIVTLWLQRERGINAGISQVCIDATILLVSLTTIPAGRVAWSALSAIAMSAMVVAWHRPGRYTGR, encoded by the coding sequence ATGAAACACGATACGGGCGCTGTATCCAGCGCCATTGCGGCAACCGACACAATCGGCGTTCCGCACTCCGTGCTCGAAGACATCTATGCGATGGTCATCGGCATGGCATTTGTGGTGGTCGGTCTGGTGCTGCTCAAGGCTGCCGGGTTGGTCACCGGTGGCGTGGCCGGTATCGCACTGCTCGCCTCTTACGTCTTCCCCCTACCGGTAGGCACCATCTTCACGCTGGTGAACATACCGTTCTTCCTGTTCGCGTATTTCACGATGGGCCCGCGCTTCGCGCTCAAGTCCACCGTTGCGAGCTTCGGCATCACGTTCGCCCTTGCGGCCATGCCGCAGACGTTCAACGTCGCCTTCGTCAATCCTGTGTTCGCTGCGTTTGTTGGCGGCACCCTGTGCGGCATGGGCATTCTGGCGCTCGCCCGGCACGGCGCCGGCGTGGGTGGCACCGGCATCGTCACCCTGTGGCTGCAACGCGAGCGCGGCATCAACGCAGGTATCTCGCAGGTGTGTATCGACGCGACGATTCTGCTCGTCTCGCTGACGACGATCCCGGCGGGACGTGTCGCCTGGTCCGCCCTGTCTGCCATCGCCATGAGCGCGATGGTCGTGGCGTGGCATCGGCCGGGGCGTTACACGGGGCGATAG
- a CDS encoding LysR family transcriptional regulator, whose translation MRKFKTPGTAALLAFEAAARHESFTHAARELFLTESAVSRQIATLEAQLGVRLFVRAKQRVVLTRAGRLYGTQVRRTLEQLDRDTLAIMAHGSGGGYLELAVLPTFASEWLIPRMKDFDDRHPDVRVNMGVHTDLFTFDETHFEAAIHFGQPTWPGTSSDYLFGEEVVPVCRPSLLKGPVRSAADLLMYPLLHSTTRPSAWTQWFAEQRIEDNRALQGVRYELHTMLIAGAAAGLGIALVPKFFVEGQLASLGLTIPFDVKSVAGSAYYLVYPTELTHGQPLSVFREWLLTQASAYRPRDR comes from the coding sequence ATGCGCAAATTCAAGACACCCGGCACGGCGGCGCTATTGGCCTTCGAGGCGGCCGCGCGTCATGAGAGCTTTACCCATGCGGCGCGCGAGCTGTTTCTGACGGAAAGCGCCGTGTCGCGCCAGATCGCCACGCTGGAGGCGCAGCTTGGCGTGCGGCTGTTCGTCCGCGCAAAGCAGCGAGTGGTGCTCACGCGCGCCGGGCGTCTGTATGGCACGCAGGTGCGTCGTACGCTGGAGCAACTCGATCGCGACACGCTCGCTATCATGGCGCACGGCAGCGGTGGCGGTTACCTCGAGCTGGCGGTGCTGCCGACGTTCGCGTCCGAGTGGTTGATTCCGAGAATGAAAGACTTCGACGACCGGCACCCCGACGTTCGCGTGAACATGGGCGTGCATACCGACCTTTTTACGTTCGACGAGACACACTTCGAAGCGGCCATTCACTTCGGGCAACCGACGTGGCCGGGCACGTCATCCGACTATCTGTTCGGGGAAGAAGTGGTGCCGGTGTGCCGTCCGTCGCTCTTGAAGGGACCGGTGCGCAGCGCGGCGGATCTGCTCATGTACCCGCTGCTGCACTCGACGACGCGTCCCAGCGCGTGGACGCAATGGTTCGCGGAACAGCGCATTGAAGACAACCGGGCATTGCAAGGCGTGCGCTACGAACTCCACACCATGCTGATTGCGGGGGCGGCGGCGGGGCTTGGCATTGCGCTGGTGCCCAAGTTCTTTGTCGAAGGGCAGTTGGCGAGCCTTGGGCTGACGATCCCGTTCGACGTGAAGAGCGTGGCCGGGTCGGCGTATTACCTCGTTTATCCGACGGAACTCACGCACGGGCAGCCACTGAGCGTGTTTCGCGAGTGGCTGCTGACTCAGGCGAGTGCGTACCGGCCGAGAGACCGGTAA
- the yfcF gene encoding glutathione transferase, giving the protein MSVVAPASFTLYVDAQFTSPYALSVFVTLREKGLPFDLRTVDLGQGAHHETGYAEMSLTRRVPTLVHGDFTLSESSAITEYLETISPAVPVYPANVRERARARQVQAWLRSDLGVLREERSTEGIFYGPSQRPLSDAGYAAASKLIAIAQSLLPDGRMSLFDTWCIADVDLALMLNRLVYNDDVVPPALAEYARRQFGRAAVQEWIAMSRPPRPGDVAGSKAA; this is encoded by the coding sequence GTGTCAGTCGTTGCCCCCGCCTCGTTCACGCTCTATGTTGACGCTCAGTTCACGAGCCCCTACGCCCTGTCGGTCTTCGTCACACTGCGTGAGAAGGGACTGCCGTTCGATCTGCGCACCGTCGATCTCGGTCAGGGCGCGCACCACGAAACCGGCTACGCGGAGATGTCGCTCACGCGCCGCGTTCCTACGCTCGTGCACGGCGACTTCACGCTGTCCGAGTCGTCGGCCATTACCGAGTACCTCGAAACGATTTCGCCGGCGGTGCCGGTCTATCCGGCTAACGTGCGCGAGCGTGCCCGGGCGCGTCAGGTGCAGGCGTGGTTACGCAGCGATCTGGGTGTCTTGCGCGAGGAGCGTTCGACGGAAGGGATCTTCTATGGGCCGTCGCAAAGGCCACTCTCCGACGCGGGCTATGCTGCGGCGAGCAAGCTGATCGCCATTGCCCAGAGCCTGCTGCCCGATGGCCGCATGTCGCTATTCGACACATGGTGCATTGCAGACGTGGATCTCGCGCTGATGCTCAACCGCCTCGTGTACAACGACGACGTGGTTCCGCCCGCGCTGGCCGAGTACGCGCGCCGTCAGTTCGGGCGGGCGGCGGTGCAGGAGTGGATCGCGATGTCGCGCCCTCCACGCCCGGGCGACGTAGCCGGCAGCAAGGCGGCCTGA
- a CDS encoding GntR family transcriptional regulator, with protein MHSPTLSSAPTADATLAQSAYMRLRSDIVEGRLAPGEKLRVEHLKDRYEVGAGTLREALALLVADALVVQHGHRGFRVTPISLADFIDITETRVQLETEALRQSVSLGDDTWEADLTSAFHLLSLAEERLGDGQRGDVGQFAEWEARNRAFHEVLIRACPSRWLHHFLAILYRQSERYRRLSITHQPVPRDVHEEHRAIFDACLARDADKASALLAAHIRKTLEAVRELPDAVINAGTAPLAPVR; from the coding sequence ATGCACAGCCCGACCCTGTCTTCCGCCCCGACGGCCGACGCCACACTGGCGCAAAGCGCCTACATGCGCCTGCGCAGCGACATTGTCGAGGGACGGCTCGCGCCGGGCGAGAAGCTGCGCGTCGAGCACTTGAAGGACCGTTACGAGGTGGGAGCGGGAACGCTGCGCGAAGCGCTGGCGCTGCTGGTGGCCGACGCGCTCGTCGTACAGCACGGGCACCGCGGATTTCGGGTGACGCCCATCTCGCTGGCCGACTTCATCGACATTACCGAGACGCGCGTGCAGTTGGAGACCGAGGCGTTACGCCAATCGGTCTCGCTGGGAGACGACACATGGGAGGCCGATCTGACGAGCGCGTTTCACCTGCTCTCGCTCGCCGAAGAACGGCTGGGGGACGGGCAACGTGGGGATGTCGGCCAGTTTGCCGAGTGGGAAGCCCGTAATCGTGCGTTTCATGAAGTGCTGATCCGGGCCTGCCCGTCGCGCTGGCTGCATCACTTTCTGGCAATTCTCTATCGTCAGTCAGAGCGCTACCGGCGTTTGTCCATCACGCATCAACCGGTGCCGCGCGACGTTCACGAAGAGCATCGGGCGATCTTCGACGCCTGCCTCGCTCGCGACGCCGACAAGGCGTCTGCGCTGCTTGCCGCTCACATTCGCAAGACGCTTGAGGCGGTGCGCGAATTACCCGACGCCGTCATCAACGCCGGGACGGCGCCGCTCGCACCGGTTCGCTGA
- a CDS encoding LysR substrate-binding domain-containing protein, translated as MNTSHRARPPLANLETVCLVARHGSFTAAADASGLTHGAISRRVSAVENWLGCALFERHARGVSLTCDGQRFLGRIEHAFDVIDAAADQWHQARKAPAVRLSVVPSFAKLWLLERLRSLEAGEPFIDIQVTTEHRNADVGAGEVDIALRYGRGGWASVDAEPLMDETLYPIASPEIARRLEGASASDMLAMPLLHDSDLTGWRAWCSAQGVSLRPRARDRRFEDYTVVLAAAEAGLGIALARAPLADAWIARSRLTRLSGIEVGCPLRYHIVTAKREKRPEVLEVIARLHEAARSGART; from the coding sequence ATGAACACTTCGCACCGCGCCCGTCCGCCGCTGGCCAATCTGGAGACCGTCTGCCTTGTCGCCCGTCACGGCTCATTCACGGCGGCGGCCGACGCAAGCGGCCTCACGCATGGTGCGATCAGCCGCCGGGTCAGCGCGGTCGAGAACTGGCTCGGCTGCGCGCTGTTCGAGCGGCATGCCCGGGGTGTCAGTCTGACCTGCGACGGCCAGCGATTTCTGGGGCGCATCGAGCATGCGTTCGACGTGATCGATGCCGCAGCGGATCAGTGGCATCAGGCCCGTAAAGCGCCGGCCGTGCGTTTGAGCGTGGTGCCGTCGTTCGCCAAGCTCTGGTTGCTCGAACGGTTGCGTTCGCTCGAAGCGGGCGAGCCGTTCATCGACATTCAGGTCACGACCGAGCACCGCAACGCTGACGTGGGGGCAGGAGAGGTCGACATTGCGTTGCGCTATGGCCGGGGTGGCTGGGCCAGTGTCGATGCCGAGCCATTGATGGACGAGACCCTGTACCCGATCGCCTCGCCGGAGATTGCGCGGCGTCTCGAAGGGGCGAGCGCGTCGGACATGCTGGCGATGCCATTGCTGCACGATTCCGACCTGACGGGCTGGCGTGCGTGGTGTAGCGCGCAGGGCGTTTCGTTGCGTCCGCGCGCGCGTGACCGGCGCTTTGAGGATTACACCGTTGTGCTGGCGGCGGCCGAAGCAGGACTGGGCATTGCGCTGGCTCGTGCGCCGCTGGCCGACGCATGGATTGCTCGCAGCCGCCTCACGCGGTTATCGGGCATCGAAGTCGGGTGCCCGTTGCGGTACCACATCGTGACGGCCAAGCGCGAGAAGCGCCCCGAAGTGCTGGAAGTCATTGCACGCCTGCATGAAGCGGCGCGTTCCGGCGCGCGCACGTAA
- a CDS encoding DUF1338 domain-containing protein — protein MRNANVQSLLVSLLGEARTDALFATLNSPSFLVDCEPGRVTRAELAQAMNMVLFEGLLARSPNGRTYTEEAIAAGGSVYFDHGALRTVRWAHNGALPPGEAAFTRILRPLGFRLNGRYPLDRLGMTGRAYAHEDAPEEISQFFVSELHPERFSETFQQAVSRVVGTSKDPLTPAAVGQLWELERDGTLPLESAQALLPVIVGAFARQHDVPSEADYELLLAESAEMAWIATEGNAFNHATDRVEDVFALSDAEKAKGRPMKPEVERSRSGRVFQTAYRADTVRREFRGKNGEIVTREVPGSFYEFITRHREYDTVKRCWKIDLRFDAGNAQGIFKMTANAK, from the coding sequence ATGCGCAATGCCAATGTGCAGTCCTTGCTGGTTTCCCTGCTTGGGGAAGCGCGAACCGATGCCCTCTTCGCCACGCTCAATTCGCCGTCGTTCCTGGTCGACTGCGAGCCGGGCCGCGTGACCCGCGCCGAACTGGCGCAGGCCATGAACATGGTCTTGTTCGAGGGACTGCTGGCGCGCTCGCCAAACGGCCGCACCTATACCGAAGAGGCGATTGCCGCTGGCGGCAGCGTCTACTTCGATCACGGTGCGTTGCGCACGGTGCGCTGGGCACACAACGGCGCCCTGCCGCCGGGCGAAGCCGCGTTCACGCGCATCCTGCGTCCGCTGGGCTTCCGTCTGAACGGCCGCTATCCGCTCGACCGCCTCGGCATGACCGGGCGTGCTTATGCGCATGAAGACGCCCCCGAAGAGATCTCGCAGTTCTTTGTGAGCGAATTGCACCCGGAGCGATTTTCCGAGACGTTCCAGCAAGCCGTATCGCGCGTGGTCGGTACGTCGAAAGACCCTCTCACGCCGGCGGCCGTCGGTCAGCTCTGGGAACTGGAGCGCGACGGCACGCTGCCACTGGAAAGCGCACAGGCGTTGCTGCCAGTGATCGTGGGGGCGTTCGCCCGTCAGCACGACGTGCCTAGCGAAGCCGATTACGAACTGCTGCTTGCCGAATCCGCTGAAATGGCGTGGATCGCGACCGAAGGCAATGCCTTCAACCATGCGACCGATCGCGTGGAAGACGTGTTCGCCTTGTCTGACGCCGAAAAGGCCAAGGGCCGCCCGATGAAGCCCGAGGTCGAGCGTTCACGCTCCGGCCGCGTGTTTCAGACGGCGTATCGCGCCGACACCGTGCGACGCGAGTTCCGTGGCAAGAACGGCGAGATTGTCACGCGAGAAGTGCCGGGCTCGTTCTATGAGTTCATCACGCGTCATCGCGAGTACGACACCGTCAAGCGCTGCTGGAAGATCGATCTGCGATTCGATGCGGGCAACGCACAGGGAATTTTCAAGATGACGGCCAACGCCAAGTAA
- a CDS encoding 2-hydroxymuconic semialdehyde dehydrogenase, whose translation MKDFQNFINGEWVSSPRTFENRNPVDNSLIGHVHEAGRAEVDAAVRAARAALQGPWGKMTVAQRVELLHAVADGINRRFDDFLAAEIADTGKPHGLASHLDIPRGAANFKVFADMIKNVPTESFAMTTPDGGNALNYGVRTPRGVIAVVCPWNLPLLLMTWKVGPALAFGNTVVVKPSEETPATATLLGEVMNEVGVPPGVYNVVHGFGPESAGAFLTEHPGVNGITFTGETRTGEAIMKAAANGVRPVSFELGGKNPGIVFADADFEKAVAGITRSSFDNSGQVCLGTERVYVQRPIFERFVAALKERAEALKLGDPYAEGTNFGPLVSQVHREKVLSYYAKAREEGATIVTGGGVPDMPASMKDGAWVQPTIWTGLPETASVIREEIFGPCCHIAPFDTEEEVIAMANATPYGLAATVWTSDVSRAHRMGAALEVGVCWINAWFLRDLRTAFGGAKQSGIGREGGVHSLEFYTELRNVCVKL comes from the coding sequence ATGAAGGATTTCCAGAACTTCATCAACGGTGAGTGGGTTTCCAGCCCCCGCACCTTCGAGAACCGCAATCCGGTAGACAACAGCCTGATCGGACACGTGCACGAAGCCGGTCGCGCCGAGGTAGACGCCGCAGTGCGCGCCGCGCGCGCAGCGCTACAAGGGCCGTGGGGCAAGATGACGGTCGCGCAGCGAGTGGAGTTGCTGCATGCCGTGGCCGATGGCATCAATCGCCGTTTCGACGACTTCCTGGCCGCCGAGATCGCGGACACCGGCAAGCCGCACGGTCTGGCGAGCCATCTCGACATTCCGCGCGGCGCCGCGAACTTCAAGGTGTTCGCGGACATGATCAAGAACGTGCCGACCGAGTCGTTTGCGATGACGACACCCGACGGCGGCAACGCGCTGAACTATGGGGTGCGTACGCCGCGTGGCGTGATCGCCGTGGTGTGTCCGTGGAACCTGCCGCTGCTGCTGATGACGTGGAAGGTCGGCCCGGCGCTGGCGTTTGGCAATACGGTCGTAGTGAAGCCGTCGGAAGAGACGCCCGCTACGGCCACCCTGCTGGGCGAGGTGATGAACGAAGTCGGCGTGCCGCCGGGTGTCTACAACGTGGTACACGGCTTTGGTCCCGAGTCGGCGGGTGCGTTCCTGACCGAGCATCCGGGGGTGAACGGCATTACGTTCACAGGCGAAACGCGCACGGGCGAGGCGATCATGAAGGCGGCCGCGAATGGCGTGCGTCCGGTGTCGTTCGAGCTGGGGGGCAAGAACCCCGGTATCGTGTTCGCGGATGCCGACTTCGAGAAGGCCGTCGCGGGCATTACCCGTTCGAGCTTCGATAACAGCGGTCAGGTGTGTCTGGGCACGGAGCGCGTGTACGTACAACGCCCGATCTTCGAGCGCTTCGTGGCCGCACTCAAGGAGCGTGCCGAGGCGCTGAAGCTGGGCGATCCGTATGCCGAAGGCACGAACTTCGGCCCGCTCGTCTCGCAGGTGCATCGCGAGAAGGTGCTGTCGTACTACGCCAAGGCGCGCGAGGAAGGGGCAACGATCGTCACCGGCGGTGGGGTGCCCGACATGCCGGCGTCGATGAAAGACGGCGCGTGGGTGCAGCCGACCATCTGGACCGGCCTGCCGGAGACGGCCTCGGTCATTCGCGAAGAGATTTTCGGGCCGTGCTGCCATATCGCGCCGTTCGATACGGAAGAGGAAGTCATCGCAATGGCCAACGCCACGCCTTACGGTCTTGCGGCGACGGTCTGGACATCGGATGTCAGCCGCGCGCATCGCATGGGGGCGGCGCTTGAGGTCGGCGTTTGCTGGATCAACGCCTGGTTCCTGCGCGACCTGCGCACGGCGTTCGGTGGCGCGAAGCAATCGGGCATCGGTCGCGAGGGCGGGGTTCACTCGCTCGAGTTCTATACCGAACTGCGTAACGTCTGCGTGAAGCTCTGA